In Selenomonas sp. TAMA-11512, a genomic segment contains:
- a CDS encoding HAMP domain-containing sensor histidine kinase encodes MKKKPQGFRKRILLGTTLFIVIITLLSLAVVYYWSFYHFSHLFEDRVIDAYTFQKNRELGVENEWILGVTTNSIDVVESIHGENTAREIQQKALTQEEVTKLYRDTIDQKHLLYTIGLDTKDGETLYKYSILKDIYAEKFPQIALFLLVFAFIVAIISTIYSNSLSRELYSDIRRLREYSKRIAEGKKTEPITIQTGDQEFQELAEDLEIMRKALEKNDKVRQNTLQYISHEMKTPIMIIEGYASSAQDRFYPKGTLDDSLKTILMQTNRMKQRVQDLLTIVHLDSLVMPDDLEDILLLPCVKETILLLDKDLQTKTLSIDIKEDVCVRGSRQHIMILLENLISNQIKYSETVISISQEDAPKSTIIRFYNDGLQIPEEIQQDLFKPFVKGSAKGSGLGLPICRGIMKQIGGDIRLEDTSTGTVFLLEFPKHMSLGHSEA; translated from the coding sequence ATGAAGAAAAAACCACAAGGATTTCGAAAACGAATACTTTTAGGGACGACTCTGTTTATTGTGATCATCACCCTATTGTCTTTGGCAGTGGTGTATTACTGGTCTTTTTATCATTTCAGTCATCTCTTTGAGGACCGGGTCATTGATGCCTATACGTTCCAGAAAAATCGGGAATTAGGTGTGGAAAATGAATGGATTTTGGGTGTTACCACTAACAGCATCGATGTGGTGGAAAGTATTCATGGAGAAAACACAGCTAGAGAGATCCAACAAAAAGCCTTGACACAAGAGGAAGTGACGAAACTTTATCGGGATACCATCGATCAGAAGCATCTGCTTTATACCATTGGGCTAGATACCAAAGATGGTGAAACACTGTACAAATATTCTATTCTGAAGGACATCTATGCAGAAAAATTTCCGCAGATTGCCCTTTTCCTGTTAGTATTTGCATTTATTGTTGCCATTATCTCTACCATCTATTCCAACTCCCTCAGTCGAGAACTGTATTCTGATATTCGTCGTCTGCGAGAATACTCCAAGCGTATTGCGGAAGGAAAGAAGACAGAGCCAATCACCATACAGACAGGAGATCAAGAATTTCAGGAATTAGCAGAAGATTTGGAAATCATGCGCAAGGCGCTGGAAAAAAATGATAAGGTTCGGCAGAATACCCTGCAGTATATTTCTCATGAAATGAAAACGCCTATCATGATCATTGAAGGGTATGCAAGTTCTGCTCAGGATAGATTTTATCCAAAGGGGACACTGGATGATTCTTTGAAAACCATACTTATGCAAACCAATCGGATGAAACAGCGGGTGCAGGATTTGTTGACCATCGTACATCTGGATTCACTGGTGATGCCGGATGATCTGGAAGATATTCTGTTACTCCCTTGTGTAAAAGAAACTATTCTTTTGCTGGATAAGGACCTACAGACAAAGACACTGTCCATAGACATCAAAGAAGATGTCTGTGTGAGGGGGAGCAGACAGCATATAATGATATTGCTGGAAAATCTCATTTCTAATCAGATCAAATATAGCGAAACTGTGATTTCCATTTCGCAGGAAGATGCGCCGAAAAGCACTATCATTCGCTTTTACAACGACGGCCTGCAGATCCCCGAAGAGATTCAGCAGGATCTCTTTAAGCCCTTTGTCAAAGGCAGTGCCAAGGGAAGTGGTTTGGGTCTTCCCATCTGCCGAGGCATTATGAAGCAGATCGGGGGAGATATCCGCTTGGAAGATACGTCAACGGGCACAGTGTTTCTGTTGGAGTTCCCCAAGCATATGTCTTTGGGTCATTCTGAAGCATAG
- a CDS encoding transposase has product MRRGKRLSAVGTRSSKSAGGYISEKTLYACAECRGCERKVECIHGNHSKIPLEERVKRLEVSKVFQREREENLGRILIPEGVLLRMNRSIQAEGAFAQIKENFRFRRFLTRGRESVLGETVLLALAHNILRLHEKIQRDTVGRHLVAIKEAA; this is encoded by the coding sequence GTGCGCCGAGGGAAACGGCTCAGTGCAGTGGGCACACGCAGTTCAAAGAGTGCGGGCGGATACATCAGTGAAAAGACGCTCTATGCGTGTGCGGAGTGCAGGGGATGCGAACGGAAGGTAGAGTGCATCCACGGCAACCACAGCAAGATACCCTTGGAGGAACGGGTAAAACGGCTGGAAGTGAGCAAAGTCTTTCAGCGTGAGCGGGAGGAAAACCTTGGACGGATTCTCATCCCGGAGGGAGTCCTCTTGCGTATGAACCGAAGCATACAGGCGGAGGGAGCCTTTGCACAGATCAAGGAGAACTTCAGATTCCGACGTTTTCTGACGAGGGGACGAGAGAGCGTCTTAGGGGAAACGGTCCTGCTGGCACTTGCGCACAACATCTTACGGCTGCATGAAAAGATACAGCGAGACACGGTGGGGCGGCATCTTGTCGCGATAAAGGAAGCGGCGTAG
- a CDS encoding transposase: MIPLETMPRMYLLQNWFDLPDEGIKDAIYDSHAMKHFLKIDSFREQRNR, from the coding sequence CTGATCCCGCTTGAGACAATGCCGCGCATGTACCTCCTGCAGAACTGGTTTGACCTGCCGGATGAAGGAATCAAGGATGCCATCTACGACAGCCACGCCATGAAACACTTCCTGAAGATCGACTCCTTCAGAGAACAAAGAAATCGCTGA
- a CDS encoding response regulator transcription factor, whose product MYVEDFEKRGISWMIQICVVEDEVDLNQLMRFYLEKEGYSVISCGSLVEAQTQLRSDISLWILDIMLPDGNGLGFLKTLKAQDADTPVIIISAKGDRFDRVAGFELGCDDYISKPFLPAELVFRVNRIFQQKPVKMKETEKIQALGPYTLNLSQRLVLNSGEKVDITSREFDILLFFLRHKSQAISREQLLHGAWGEEYFGNDRIVDNYIKNIRRKLPRLVIETVYGYGYRYNQ is encoded by the coding sequence ATGTATGTCGAAGATTTTGAGAAAAGGGGGATTTCATGGATGATACAAATATGTGTTGTAGAAGATGAAGTGGATCTCAATCAGCTCATGCGGTTCTATCTTGAAAAAGAGGGTTATTCAGTGATTTCCTGCGGTAGCCTGGTAGAAGCACAGACACAGCTTAGATCTGATATTTCCCTTTGGATTTTGGATATTATGTTGCCGGACGGTAATGGACTGGGATTTTTGAAGACTCTGAAAGCACAAGATGCGGATACGCCTGTTATCATCATTTCGGCAAAAGGGGATCGGTTTGACCGTGTGGCAGGTTTTGAACTTGGTTGTGACGATTATATTTCGAAGCCCTTTCTGCCAGCAGAGCTAGTATTTCGAGTGAATAGAATTTTTCAGCAAAAACCGGTAAAGATGAAGGAGACAGAAAAGATACAGGCTTTGGGACCCTATACCTTGAATCTATCTCAGAGGTTGGTATTGAATAGTGGAGAAAAAGTGGATATCACTAGCAGAGAATTTGATATTTTGCTTTTTTTTCTGCGGCATAAAAGTCAGGCTATTTCACGAGAACAGCTGCTGCACGGAGCATGGGGAGAGGAATATTTTGGCAATGACCGTATTGTGGATAATTATATTAAGAATATTCGTCGCAAACTACCGCGGCTAGTTATTGAGACCGTTTACGGCTACGGATACCGTTATAACCAATGA
- a CDS encoding NAD/NADP octopine/nopaline dehydrogenase family protein, with protein sequence MKITVFGAGNGGLTAAYVLAQNGHEVCIYDSPKFPAQVDAVHEKGGITALEDDNGAKMMLPGFAKITLATTDAQKAMEFADTYMIVCPSFAQEIIFSSMLPYIKDGAKVFVIPGNYGGLVLNKMLQHSNKKGTDVTFIDTISLPWATRAVAPGVISIMGVKEFMPMSVFPKSKQTEDDLKFIEDIFPTPIEILDNPVVAALENINFGAHPLFTILNMGLLENFDGGFNFYSDCCSTAIAKVEDELDRERLTVGESLHLHLRTELEAMNALYASNSTSIYEFNRASSAHGKIKNSPANSKSRYITEDIPYLFVPFCELAKICGVEVPAAEALITLANFYNDEDYRKTGRTLAKMGFNHWTKQEILEFLEV encoded by the coding sequence ATGAAAATCACTGTTTTTGGCGCCGGCAACGGCGGTCTCACTGCTGCTTATGTTCTTGCACAGAATGGGCATGAAGTATGTATTTATGATTCTCCCAAATTTCCTGCTCAAGTTGATGCTGTTCATGAAAAAGGTGGTATCACTGCACTGGAAGATGACAATGGTGCAAAAATGATGCTGCCCGGTTTTGCTAAAATCACTCTGGCAACAACAGATGCCCAGAAAGCAATGGAATTTGCTGATACATACATGATAGTCTGCCCTTCTTTTGCGCAGGAAATCATATTCTCTTCCATGCTGCCTTACATCAAAGACGGTGCAAAAGTTTTCGTAATCCCTGGCAACTATGGTGGTCTGGTACTAAATAAAATGCTGCAGCATTCTAACAAAAAAGGGACAGATGTTACTTTCATTGATACCATCAGCCTGCCTTGGGCAACTCGCGCTGTTGCACCTGGTGTTATTTCAATCATGGGTGTAAAGGAATTCATGCCTATGAGCGTATTCCCTAAATCCAAACAGACAGAAGATGACCTGAAATTCATCGAAGACATCTTCCCTACTCCTATTGAAATTCTGGATAACCCTGTTGTAGCAGCACTGGAAAACATCAACTTTGGCGCACACCCTCTGTTTACCATTCTGAATATGGGTCTGCTGGAAAACTTTGATGGTGGCTTCAATTTCTACAGCGACTGCTGCTCTACAGCCATTGCAAAAGTGGAAGATGAACTGGACCGTGAGCGTCTGACTGTTGGCGAAAGTCTGCATCTTCATCTGCGTACTGAACTGGAAGCTATGAATGCGCTTTATGCAAGTAATAGCACTTCTATCTATGAATTTAACCGTGCTTCCAGTGCTCATGGGAAAATCAAGAATTCTCCTGCAAATTCCAAGAGCCGTTACATCACAGAAGATATCCCTTATCTATTCGTACCCTTCTGCGAACTGGCAAAAATCTGTGGCGTAGAAGTTCCTGCAGCAGAAGCACTCATTACACTGGCAAACTTCTACAACGATGAAGATTACCGTAAAACCGGCCGTACTCTGGCAAAAATGGGCTTCAACCATTGGACAAAACAGGAAATTCTGGAATTCCTGGAAGTATAA
- a CDS encoding IS5 family transposase, producing MKLIAPFYVQKKRGRKLIPLETMLRMYFLQNWFGLSGGDRGCHLRQLRHETPSADRLLQSPHATTLLHFRHLLKKHDITRKIFDDVKQRLDASELIMHVGTIVDATIIHAPSSTKNATTSHDPKMHSTKKENQCGFGMKIHSGMDAQADYVYTIIATASNVHDIAQTHALIREDDHIVYGNSGYLGMEKRAEIREHLTLSNIDYHYSIFRNSRARHFRKH from the coding sequence ATGAAACTCATTGCACCGTTCTACGTCCAGAAAAAGCGCGGCAGGAAACTGATCCCGCTTGAGACAATGCTGCGTATGTACTTCCTGCAGAACTGGTTCGGCCTGTCAGGAGGGGATCGAGGATGCCATCTACGACAGCTACGCCATGAAACACCTTCTGCGGATCGGCTTTTGCAGAGCCCCCATGCCACGACACTCCTTCACTTCCGCCATCTGCTGAAAAAGCACGACATCACACGCAAGATTTTTGATGACGTGAAACAGCGACTGGATGCCTCAGAGCTCATCATGCACGTTGGTACAATCGTTGACGCAACCATCATTCATGCACCAAGTTCGACCAAGAATGCCACGACGTCTCATGACCCTAAAATGCACTCCACTAAGAAGGAGAATCAATGCGGCTTCGGCATGAAGATCCATTCTGGCATGGATGCGCAAGCGGACTACGTCTATACAATCATAGCGACAGCCTCCAACGTGCACGACATCGCGCAGACACATGCCCTGATCCGCGAGGACGATCATATTGTCTATGGGAATTCGGGGTATCTTGGCATGGAAAAACGTGCGGAAATCCGAGAGCATCTCACTCTTTCCAACATAGACTATCACTATTCCATATTCCGAAATTCGCGTGCACGACACTTCAGGAAGCACTGA
- a CDS encoding ISLre2 family transposase, producing the protein METIVTEILEIIKGTKDNISQEEQLRSYFETLICRAVSEAFERIDKELAKRYAAKGWHVERLDARCVQASYGTIQIRRRRMKKEGEASIYPLDKEVGIRPYRRYTAYLEYVIACIAAKSVYRDTAAVVNLLSPVTISHQQVAHVVRRVGETYGAWEKLQESTDPMEETELRRPEVLYIEGDGLMLHGQNKKQLELHRFQIAEGVQENGNRRTLIGTHYVANLDHEKAKESLLHYLGSHYDLTHTLVLSNSDGGAGYTCGVFEEILGSVGRHEHFLDWYHVQRKCRERLLWANSTLYKKLYKALYTHEREEVGLVLDTVESMSQDERQTEQVELLRKYIERNWIYLAGLEERGIGEYRKLLGTCESNHRLYSYRMKKQGRRWSRAGGEAMVKIITGLKNGDLREAMAAKAEWFNAKAGRDFRGAVREALKRSKRTTYDGVRHGRITVSAPMSSGIGHLSKCFA; encoded by the coding sequence ATGGAAACTATTGTAACAGAAATCCTGGAAATAATAAAGGGTACAAAAGACAATATCTCCCAAGAAGAACAACTGCGCAGTTACTTTGAAACCCTGATATGCCGTGCAGTTAGTGAGGCATTCGAACGAATTGACAAAGAACTGGCAAAGCGATACGCAGCCAAAGGCTGGCACGTGGAACGGCTTGATGCACGGTGCGTGCAAGCAAGCTACGGAACGATTCAAATCCGTCGCAGGCGCATGAAAAAAGAAGGAGAAGCCAGTATATACCCCTTGGACAAAGAAGTGGGTATTCGCCCTTACCGGAGATACACCGCCTATTTGGAATACGTTATTGCCTGTATTGCAGCCAAGAGCGTCTACCGTGATACAGCCGCTGTCGTCAACCTGCTGAGTCCCGTCACGATAAGCCACCAACAAGTTGCACATGTCGTGAGACGAGTAGGAGAAACCTATGGTGCTTGGGAGAAATTGCAGGAAAGCACCGATCCCATGGAAGAGACAGAACTGCGCCGACCGGAAGTTCTCTACATCGAAGGGGATGGACTCATGCTGCACGGGCAGAATAAGAAACAGCTCGAGCTCCATCGATTCCAAATCGCCGAAGGCGTACAAGAAAACGGCAACCGTCGTACCCTTATTGGCACCCACTATGTAGCGAATCTCGATCACGAGAAAGCCAAAGAGAGTCTGCTGCACTATCTGGGGAGCCACTATGATCTAACCCATACCCTGGTTCTGAGCAACAGTGATGGAGGTGCCGGTTACACCTGCGGCGTCTTTGAAGAAATCCTTGGAAGCGTCGGCCGGCATGAGCACTTTCTGGATTGGTACCACGTACAAAGAAAATGCAGAGAACGCCTTTTATGGGCGAATTCGACCCTATACAAGAAACTATACAAAGCGCTGTATACCCATGAACGCGAGGAAGTGGGCCTAGTATTGGATACCGTGGAATCTATGTCCCAAGATGAGCGACAAACGGAACAAGTGGAGCTTCTTCGAAAGTACATAGAAAGAAACTGGATATACCTTGCCGGCTTGGAAGAACGAGGGATCGGGGAATACAGGAAGCTTTTGGGGACGTGTGAAAGCAACCATAGGCTCTACAGCTACCGGATGAAGAAGCAAGGCAGACGATGGAGTCGAGCCGGTGGCGAAGCGATGGTAAAGATCATCACTGGATTGAAGAACGGTGATCTGCGAGAGGCCATGGCGGCGAAGGCGGAGTGGTTCAATGCGAAGGCAGGAAGAGACTTCCGCGGAGCCGTGCGAGAGGCATTGAAAAGAAGCAAGAGGACGACGTATGACGGGGTCCGACATGGGAGGATTACAGTAAGTGCGCCGATGAGCAGTGGAATTGGACATTTGTCCAAATGCTTTGCTTAG
- a CDS encoding Ppx/GppA phosphatase family protein, with the protein MEHVAVIDMGSNSIRFMVMRIEDNASFSLQYQQNEAIRLGKGMRRTGRLNLEGVERAVECLRVYSDLIKVMEVDHVIAVATAAARSAKDGDAFIRRIREETGIEVEVISGEREAYLGYLGVVNTIAADDYIQFDLGGASIEVSLVRDRRIEKSVSVPIGTVTLTDQFALHGTVTPVDMEKCTKFIERAFKESIPWAKGKRLPVIGVGGTVRTLAKMDMSKVRYQLSRIHNYVIPYNRFNDTYQALIKSSYGSRKKIRGLSPERADIIAGGAAIIRALLRFSGGRDIIVSGCGLRDGAFYEYYGEKYGNGSPVVEDVLNFSVQNYLLRTNRRMGHLELVHRLTGSLFEQLPKLHGADKRAGEILSIAAWLHDAGKIINYYDHARHSAFIIGHAPLYGMTHREQLMAAYIAGFHHGISNKTVRSYRYSMMLSQEEWKTVRRLSLLLAIAEAADVTYEGFVERLEAEERADAVVLHLLTKDGKHNHRAADLEIQSVAKQCKAEMGKPLVVVWD; encoded by the coding sequence ATGGAACATGTTGCTGTCATAGATATGGGATCAAATTCAATTCGATTCATGGTCATGCGGATTGAGGACAATGCATCCTTTTCCCTGCAGTATCAGCAGAACGAAGCGATTCGTTTGGGCAAGGGAATGCGCAGGACCGGTCGCCTGAATCTCGAGGGGGTGGAGCGCGCCGTTGAATGCCTGCGTGTATACAGCGACTTGATCAAGGTGATGGAAGTCGACCACGTCATTGCCGTGGCAACGGCGGCTGCCAGAAGTGCGAAGGATGGGGATGCCTTCATTCGACGCATCCGGGAAGAGACAGGCATTGAAGTCGAGGTCATCTCGGGAGAACGCGAAGCATACCTCGGCTATTTAGGCGTTGTCAATACAATTGCAGCGGACGACTACATCCAGTTTGACCTTGGCGGAGCATCCATCGAAGTCTCGCTTGTGCGCGATCGCAGGATTGAAAAGTCCGTCTCCGTGCCCATCGGCACCGTGACGCTGACGGATCAGTTTGCACTCCATGGAACTGTCACGCCGGTGGACATGGAGAAGTGCACGAAGTTTATCGAAAGGGCGTTTAAAGAGTCGATTCCGTGGGCGAAAGGGAAGAGGCTTCCCGTTATAGGCGTCGGCGGAACCGTGCGAACCCTCGCCAAAATGGATATGTCCAAAGTCAGGTATCAGCTCTCCCGAATCCATAATTATGTCATCCCTTACAATCGGTTCAATGATACGTATCAGGCGCTCATCAAGTCCTCCTATGGCAGCCGCAAGAAAATCAGAGGGCTCTCTCCTGAGCGCGCGGATATCATTGCCGGCGGCGCGGCGATCATCCGCGCGCTGCTGCGGTTCAGCGGAGGACGAGATATCATCGTCTCCGGCTGCGGCCTTCGAGACGGTGCTTTTTATGAATACTATGGAGAAAAATACGGGAACGGGTCGCCCGTCGTTGAAGATGTGCTGAACTTCTCCGTGCAGAACTATCTTCTGCGCACGAATCGACGCATGGGACATCTGGAGCTCGTTCATCGTCTGACCGGCTCCCTGTTTGAGCAGCTGCCGAAGCTCCACGGGGCGGACAAGCGAGCCGGGGAAATCCTGTCGATTGCGGCATGGCTGCACGATGCGGGGAAAATCATCAACTACTATGACCATGCGCGACATTCCGCGTTCATCATCGGGCATGCGCCGCTTTACGGCATGACACACAGAGAACAGCTGATGGCAGCCTACATTGCCGGCTTCCATCATGGCATCAGCAACAAGACGGTGCGATCCTACCGCTATTCTATGATGCTTTCGCAGGAGGAGTGGAAGACGGTGCGTCGGCTTTCCTTGTTGCTTGCGATTGCGGAGGCCGCCGACGTAACATACGAGGGCTTCGTCGAAAGGCTGGAGGCGGAGGAGCGGGCAGATGCCGTCGTCCTGCATCTCCTCACAAAGGACGGAAAACACAATCATAGAGCGGCTGACCTGGAAATTCAGTCCGTCGCGAAACAGTGCAAGGCAGAGATGGGGAAGCCGTTGGTCGTTGTGTGGGATTGA